In Gossypium hirsutum isolate 1008001.06 chromosome A10, Gossypium_hirsutum_v2.1, whole genome shotgun sequence, the DNA window AGTTGTTTTGCCATTTACTGTAATGGCCATGAAGGTTGTTAATTAGTTTCCTTTTCaagttgaatgaaaaagaaagaaaggcatGCCAATATTGAGGTTGTTATTGGATTCTGTTTCTCTTTCATTTCTCttgtttcttttctctcatatatgttatcttcttcttcttgatCAATCGTAACAATCTCATATTTGTTTTTTTCATGTtgattgttcttttttttttaatacccacttttcattttttgtatttttttcaaaaggAATTTTACATTCAAAGACaagattgaagaagaaaaaaagagagaggataTTATATTAACCAGGTAGAGTTTCTTGTTATTGATTTTTGGTTGAAACTagagaagaagaaatgaaaaccAGGTAGAGTTTCTTGTTATTGATTTTTGGTTGAAACTagagaagaagaaatgaagaagatgagttAATCAAGTAaaggtttttttaatttatttttaattaatacaaaataaaaaaggaaattaattaattacaaagaATTATAATTGATTGAAAATTTTTAGACACGTGTTAAGAGTTGATAGGTTGAAATGTTAAAAGTAACAACGTTAATGAGGTACTTGAAAAAGTAATGATTTTCAAGAATCTAAATACTCTAGAGGTGCATTATGCTTATGCGTGACCTTGTTGGATGTCGGGAACTGCAATTCAATCGTAGATCTGGTGGCGCTTGTATCAGCAATGTACCCAAATGAGCACTTTGAAAAACTCACCCAAAAATACTCTAACAGTTCGCGTTCAAAAATAACAAACATGAACTCACTAAATTGAGCCAAAAGGCTCTGATATCATGTTATCataaatggagaaaagaaaatatataaaaatataaaagagagaAATTCATCGTATTTCATCTCTTGAGTTAGTGTGTTTATATACAagtctatattttaaataaataaaaaaaataaattaaaattctaaaatcaatCCTAAGAATCTATAATAGTACCCACAGAGGGAGCACATATATTTAGGGACTCCATCAATGTCAAAGTCGAAGGTGGAGGTAGAAGTCTACCGTACTTTAACCCAATATTTGGGTATTGACATTCAACATTTGTTGATGGAATCCATGATGACAACTTTAGCTGGTGATTATAAGATATGtatctcttcttttctttgtGCCTCTTAATTCTCTTTGGAGCTTCATTGTTATTTTTCTCACTTGCTTGTGTATTTAGAATGGCTTCTTATGATAAGACGAAAGTTTTCGTTGCTTTATTGAAGAAGGGGAAATATCCCCAAGAGACTTAGGagccttatttttttgttgtgCATTCTTTTGAACTATGTCTCTTGTGATCAGAATATTTGATATCAACGCAAGTCTTTTGTCATTATAGCAATTACTTAATCCACTTTTTAATCTattgtaatgaaaaaaaaaagctaaaacgCTAATTTTATGCATGAGAATGATtattaattagattaattttggcttcaatattcaatttggtgtttaagttttttttttttcaaatttggtaGCTAAATTTGACTTCAATGTTCAAGTTGATGTCTAATTTTTTCGATTTGATACTTGAATCCCCCCCAATTAACTACATTAATTTggctttaatgtttaatttgatatctaaatttttttgtctCAGTTAAGTATATAATCTTTTACTAAAACATATGTATCAAAATATTCATTGTCATGCTGAATTGAACATTAAAACcatacataaatatcaaattCAGGAAGAAAAAATACAAacaccaaattaaacattaaaatcgaatttaatatcaaattttaaattcaagaTATGTTCCATCCTAGACAAATCCCTATTCTTTCCcatgaaaaaattaaaacaatctcATCATATTAAAACATGGTTTGGTGGTTGACTCTTAATCCACTAgataacaaataattaaaaatcaccTAGACTTTGTTACAAagagctttttttctttttctttttttttgtctttctCTTCCTAAAAGTCCATAAGACCAGCTTAGATGTAGATAAAAGATAATGAAAGAATGCTATGAAACATCTAGTTaagaataaatattaattaaacaataattttctggtttcataaaaaaatatacattggAAATTACAGATCAGATAATATGATGTTGGTCTGAGCAGCTTTTCCAACTTCCCAAATTGTTATTTTTTGCCAACTAATTAAGTCCCCCTCTTTAACCAATCTTCTTCAAGCTTTCACCTGTGCCAACTGTACCTATTCCACAGCCAAGcaaactgtctttttattatcagtttttctattatttaatagtaataaagaaaatataaaagcaaaATGACAAACCAGAAATTTATGTCCTAATCACAAACTTATTTCTctaatcatataaaaaaataaaactaaaacattttaagAGATTTGTTTAGGGGAAGTTGATCTGAGCCCTCAACTTGATAGATGGTTGTTGTAGATACAACCGGCAAGTTCATGAGAAAAGTGTCAATATTATTGGAAATATTAGCTATGCAAGTTGTTTTTGTAGAAATCAAATCATCAATTAAAGCCTTATAAGACCTTAAACttgtataattaatatttctAACGATACTGACATCTTTCGTGACCTTGCAGGTCGTATTTACACCAACCATTGACCAAAACGCTCCCTTAAATGAGAGACAAAACCTCCAAATGAGACACTATTTTCTATCGAGGATTAAAGACCAACCTCCCTTCAACAGATTTCAATATAAAACTTGCTGAATCCCAACCCCCAGCACATGGTTTCCTGGAATAGCCAGTTGGCAGTGGACCCAAATCCCCCCACCCCCCAAAATCTCAAACAGGGGATCACGTGACACCATAAGTCATTTCATTAGACCGTTTAGACATAAAACTTATTATAGATTTTTTTGTGAAGGTGAAGGTAAGCATGTTACCATGTGAATCACCATCATGAAGTTTCAAAGGATTTGTTGTTTACCTGAATTTGGAGCCATTGCTGCAGCAGGTTTAGAGATGATAGCAGCAGCGGCGGCGGCTGCAGGGATTGTGGTGATGGGCCCAGCTGTTGTTGATGGGTAGATGTGGGTGGCTGCTGCTGGTAATCCCATCGTTTGTGATTGATGGTAATGATAGAACGGGTACATTGGCATCAATGTATTTGCACCTACGACAGCCTGCCCTGCTGGATACACTTGAGAGAAATGTCCATTCATGTAGGATCCTCCACTGTAGCTCAGCTTCTGTTGTACCATCATATACACTAGAATTTTAGacactttaattaaaaaaaaagttaatataacatttatttcctaagttgataactaaatttattttagtacatgttttttatttactttgataTTTAAACTTGATAACTAAATTCATTTCGATTTCTACACGTAAATTCTAATAAGATTTAATGACTTGACACTCCGAGATTATATCATCTCATTAAACTTTTAcatttgttaaatttaaaaactaaaatagatctaattatcaaatttaaagactaaaagTTTGGCTCAAACTACAAAATTCTACCATCAGCGGACAGATCTAATTGAAAAATCACCAATGTTGTCCGAATCGAATCAATCGGTTGAATTGAGAATTGTCAAAATATCCGCCCAACGAAGAGCTTTGAACCGATTGATTCGAAAATtgatacaataaaaataatattttttaatcgaATCAATTAAATCGATTAAATTAAACAACTGATAAAATGACCCGATCAACCACCAGTCCAGAAAACATTGAAAATCACATGGAGTTGTAGCATTGACTACAATTTACACAGGAAAGAAAAACCACTTACATGATTGTAGCTCATATCTGTGGGAATGTAGGTGGGAGAGTATCTGAACCAAGTGTAAATAGACAATTATAAGATAAGGCAAAGTCTACCATTTACTACCATGCAACTTCAATTTAAAACTAATGAAATTAAAGGGGAATATATACCCAAAAAAAGGAACGGCCTGATGATGCTGATGATGAAAGGGTGACGCAGGTGTCCCCACTGCTGGGTAAAACCACTGCACATGATTGGCAGGAGCAGCCGATGTGGCCCTCGGTCCAACGTTCGATCCTtcaatttcattgatcaaaattAGACCCCCCATGATGCTTATATTCACAAAAATGCCATCACCCACCATCCAGAGTTTATgttattaataatatttgataATCTATTATTATTACACGCAAATACCTTGTTGTGGAGGAGCAGTGGAGGCGGACCTCGGGCGGCGAGCGCCGAGTGAGGCGAGGTTGCAGTTAGCTCGGCGGCCGTTTATGATAGGGTTAGCATCCTCACAAGCTTTCTTAGCAGCTTCAGCTTCCTTAAACGTAAcctaaaaaaatcccaaaaaaatgttaaaaaaaaaacaaattaagttCTAGAAACGAATCAGGTGAAACCAGGTCCATTTAAGTGAAAAGGAACTTACGAATCCATAACCCTTGGATCTGCCAGTGACTTTATCAGAAATAATCACAGCTTCAAGGATCTCACCATACTTCTCAAAGTGCTCTCTCATGGCTTCTCTGGGAGTTTCCCAAGCTAACCCTCCAACGAAAACTTTGGTTAAAGTTGTGTCACCAAATTGCCCAATATTGTTACTCATAGTCATGGCCTTTAACAACAAAAAGTTTTTTTCTAAATGGctaaaacttagaaaattttgcgAAAAAAGAGGTGTTTGGATTTGGATAGagagaagaaaagggaaaaaaccGAGAGGAACCCAAGAAGGAAATAGGGAGGGAAAGGAAGAATATAAGGAGGAAGAAGAGTGGGAGGgaaggaaataaagaaatggaagaaaattaaaaaaggagACAGATAGGCAAGACAGATAGACTTTGTGCTTATAACTACATTATCAACGTGATCACACATTTATACACAAATCTTTTGTAATCCACTTAACCAAGGTTAACCAAATCCCATATTAGGGTATTTATCAAACTTACCTCGAGTTGTTTTACGACTCATCATAAAATGTATTCTGCTCTTATTAATAAGAATCGAACTCCCAACTATATAATTAAAGAACGagattaataattattatgtCACATCTCGTGATTtctttaatttactattcaatACGTTATACATGATAATTACacataatgaacttgaatttgaGTACAAAGAATTCAAAGGTCCAGCTTTTGCCAACGATGACAATGTCTCGTTGGCGAAATTAGTTCgaaatttaaatagttttttttataatcatCTTCTTTTATAACGATATACTTAGAAGCCCGAATAatagtttctaaaattttttatattattatgaaattaatttaaataatttttagtatgctatctaaaaattaattttttgttttataatagttgaagtattttatttttcttcaaaataacaatatttcaattaaaagggaaaaaaaatagaaGCGCGTGAAGAGGTGGTAAGGCCGGAGCGTAGAAGGAAAGAGGCAGAAAACATATAGAAAAACTAAAGAGACAGCTAAAAGCCGTGGAACAAAACGGAAAGGGACCCACAAAGTTAACTGAATTTTGAGGTACGCAACGTGAAGTCCTAAGGAAATGTCGTTTTGGACGATGGATTTAGATCCTCTCTCCAGGCAGGTTTATCGAATCTGCATGCACGTCGgtctaaacaaaaataaaccggcccaaataaacatttttactaaaaataaattaaaatgtctttttttttataattttaaaaaatttcatacatCTAGACTtgatcatatttaattatttatatataaattttatctaattttattcatatttataaatgGATAATtactgtttatttttattttttattttaaaaataaatttaaaattttatatatatatatacaatatttaaaaatgtattttataaGACATGGGGAAATGAAGCATTGTATCGATGTTAAAGGCGTGATTAtaggggattttattttattttattttcaccaaATTATATgatgataaatattttaatataatatgtatgattatataattttcaaattatatattcaaagaaattgcaataataattttatgatttgtATAGAACgatgattaaagttattttcAGATAACTGTTTAATACGAATTCAAATCGTGTGACACTTATCATCTATCTCTAATGTTGTATCGAGAAAAAAGTTGGAATAATAATTAATCATTGCCGTTGaatgaaaaaaacaaacaaacaattttagtaagtttacatttgtAATTATATTTGTACCGTCCATTAATCTTTGTACATTTTGAATTTAGACTCTCTGCttttattttaaggaatttagtctctttatttttcaaatttaaaaatgtaactctaatagttaataatattaaaattcttctattaaatttaaatttattacaatgttatttcatttattacatAGTTACCgaagtgagtttttttttaattctaaaatgtCACGCTCGtggatttaacaaaaaaatttaacgattagacttgaattttgaaaattgaaaagtatAATAACTAAActctaagaaataaaaataaatgggcTAGATTCCAGATTTAGGAAGAGTATAGCGACTTACAACTTATTTTAACTTTtgcctttttatattttatgtaaaatttcgaaaaaaaaatattaatgatgagatttgaaattaacactaaagaaaaataaaaataaaattattttggggagaggtgagataaaattttaaattttatattaaaaatatttaaattaaattattaacataaaatttGCATTTAATGAGAAGTTAAAAATAgcctaaattgattttttttttaatttttaagagaGGTTAAAGAGTAATTTACCTATTTAGTAAGGGAGCTAACACCTTTACTTCACTGTGGCTACATCCTTATTTAAGGCATCATAATAAGTGATACCTATtgttatcaatttttataaatatatttattatataattttttttatgtcttataatttagagaaattattttatagacaCTTCTTATCATATCATTCACCGtttatttctaattatttaataacatttcaataatttttttcatgtcatcaatacataattttggtaattttttttactttagatCTTGAACCTTAAACTTAGAATTCAAACCCTAAAACTCTAAATCTAAAACCTCAAACCCCAAATCTTAAAATATAACTCTTAAACCTTAAACTCAATATAAAAGGTCTAAGATTCGGGGTTCGAGATTTAGAGTTCaggttttaaagtaaaaaaattatcaaaattctatatcaatgacaaaaaaaataactgaaataccattaaataattaaaaatggatcatAAATAATGCGGTAAAAatgattcataaaataatttcttcataatctaaaaataaatattttcgatAAAAACCTTTTactaggatcaaattgaaaaaaaaagaaaaaaaaaagaaaaagaaaactcacacacaaaatggttttattttctaTGGGCCAAGGCCGTATTACAAtgggaattattattattattttcaaaggAAACGGTCAGAGTCAAAAACGTCTGAGTTGCAGCTTCAACATCAGTGCAGATGATCACGTGAGGTACCCACATCTTTCCTAGTATTGGTGTGAGTCCCACTTTCCAAATGCCCCAATAAAATGCTTAATCCCTACTTAACTCTTTAGCTTAGCTGTCATTTAGGCATAAAATACAATTATATCAGACTAATACCGgtagaataaattaattaaatacaccATATAAAATAGATATTACGGATAACATTATTCTCGTCATGGAtgaaattagaaaattattttaagaaaacTGGAGATGATCGAAGTATAATTTTATCGTTATactaatatgtaattttataaaaattttattattttaaggggACTTTATGTTGGGTTAGTTATTTTTAGACTAAAAAGttgaaatttaaaatgttataatatgCTCCAAATTTCTgaactatttatatatttagaatttagtcatcatatttttatttttaagaatttagtttttttttttaatttttcaaatttaaaaattcatgtcTAGTTGTCATCAccgttaaaattcttttattaaatttgttagtgtggtattctaaaattttataaaaagtaCTCATTCGATAATTATGTCATAAAGAATGACATTGTGATGGActtcaatttaacaaaaaattaacgATGATAACAATTCTTTAAATTTATGTAagcattttaattagaataaaatatttatactaaCTAATGACATTGTAAACGTCAAtgtatcaaattatgtcaaaaattaaagtataaagatcaTATCTCAAATTTGAGTATAGTATAAAGACCAAAGTTGAAATTTGAAAATCTTTATATAATTAAAAGTTGAGGGATCGAAATTGAAAATTAACCATTATTGTTAATAATGTTAACGTAATACCCCTACCCATATCCGTCGTTGaaataaggttacggagtattacgtAACTTACAGATCAATTATGGACATTTAATATCATTTACCATTCATAACAGAAACTAATtataatcaatcatattgtcccttatatgagccttcgaggtccaaaatacacattagaaataaactgagactaaatcgggaactcagagaatttccaaaaatatcaaaaattttcaaaggagtagaagacacacgcccgtgtggccaggcagTGTGGCttacacggtcaagagacacgcccgtgtctcaaactgtgtgggcattcgaaataggggcacacggtCATATCCCAGCCCTTGTCCAAATTAAGGTGCTTACTGACTTGaatcacacggctaagtcacacgctAGTGTGCtataggccgtgtgagcatactgacttacattcttaaaagatacaggggacatacggccttGTCACTTGGCCGTATGTtacacacggttaagacacacgcccatgtctctgcccgtgttaaaataggccattttacaagccatatttctcaccaaATTTTGTGTCAACCTACAATCAATTTTATACATATCAATAAGTCATAattaggcatccaaaacaagccaaaataagtgGCAAATCTCAACAAattacatataggccaacattaaacaaaatacctatacatgccattataaccaaaataaaaacattcgAAAGTACCGATAGAATATGGATAGTGAGATATAATTTCgataagcttccaacccaatcaagCTTTCGATGATCAGAAAAGTAaagaaatacaaataaataagcaatgaatgcttagtaagctcgtataaactttaatcatatcaattcatttcatTATGAAATTTACATTTATCAAGAATAAACATTTACTGATGCCACACGATTCAagaaaccatattcaacaactcacaaaatgAGTAACTCCATAGCATCTCTTATACATATTATCCCAAGTATAGTAGAGTTTTAAACAACTTTAtactcttccaaatttctttattcACAATTGTATTTATCTACTTATCACActcattccatatgcataacacacaagtcataagcatatcataccaccatagccacaagctagggCATGCAAACATAGCCCTTTTTAAATTAATCACATattaagtcatttcataagaaattgtatAACTTAAAACTTtccactctttcatgagcacaagTATACTTTCATTTGAGCATTTAccatttaccatttcaatgcatcgtataattaaacattttaccattcaaccaaaagcttggcacttgcctaagcatcaaacaacaacacttgttagcgtacttgaacatttttttatataatttcaacATCTATAATCTTATTATCTCAATATGTCATACTTGAGTTTCTATCTCTTACCattttttcatatacatatatcatccaagaCAATTCCAGATATTTTAccattcgaagaacgacttacgaatttgagtacatcgttaacagaagctcgaaagctaaacagaaacccataaggtTTGAACAGAAGCTTGTAAGAGCTGAacggaaactcataagagttgaacAAAAGCTCATAAGAGTCGAACTCATAAGATTTGAAcaaaagctcgtaagagctaaacgaaaagtaaaacacgagagttcgcaacaaatgttgaacctcggtttacttggtAATTTGCTGTCATTTTCCTCCATTGCCATCAGTTCGCTGAATgccgaatgtactcaaatcccacgttccatttaatttgaatattcagttcaaatttataactttaacaatattttattttcaacaatagaataaatacataatactgtTCATCAAGTCATTATAAATATTAAACTCTAACCGCACGAACTTACTTGgttaaattgtagaaataccaatattcaggggcattttgatcgaaaatataaaattgctcgttcattagcatatatttctgtttcaattcacttcacaattaatacccttcaattttttaaattacacaattatcccaacttttacaacttttgtaatTTTGTCCCTTAACTAATTAGTCtatcaaatgaactaatttttcttaattgataatttatctaaatattctaagcTATAATACAGCCTTTGataaatagaaatttaatactaaaccctaatatttaacattttcacaatttggtcctaaaatcaacATCTAACAAAATCacattataaaatcatcatacaattaaattaaagctctaaatccatatTATTTCATCAAAAAATCCATTATTCATTaatggtaattttaaaaatctttaacaaaatcaaaaactaaggtaagatttaattggacctaattgtaacaatctcaaaaacataaaaattataagaaaatggcaagaattaaactcatatgaagctaaaatatgaaaaccagctttaagagctcttcaatggtgtttttggacAGAAATTTGAAGAAGAATTGCCTAGAAACTATTAAAAAtccaatttggttattttaatttcattttatttccaattttacccttaaatcacataatttcattatttttctttgcttatgccgcctcagccATCTCCTTTTGGCTCGTTTACTCTTTAAGTCCcccttatttaccatttaagccatttaatcactatttctttcaattaacaagtttttcacctttttcaatttagtcctttttaattaattaactatcaaaatgttaaatttttctaacaaaattttaatattaccttaataacactccttaaatatttataaaaatatttacggctcggtttatagaaacgaggtctcgatacctcattttctaaccACTTGACCTAAGATTTTGTTACCCGAgcctaataattcattataaacttaaattactaattcaaaaatctttctaaaatcatgtttgactcataaatactaaataataaaatttatgagcttactcgtcggatttggtggtctcgaaccactgtttccgacaccactgaaaatcgagTAGTTACAGTTAAAAAAAGAGAGCAAGAACATTATATGTCATAAAAGATTATATATAgtaatatgtcatgtcattattGTTTACAATATAtatctaataatatatatttagtttaggtttgtaaaaattaatataatatagaaTATTATGTAAAATTTGGAGACAAGTCAAATTTGAATCGAGTAAAATATCTAAAGGTCGAGACGATGAAATTAAAGTAAGCCAAGtttagatatataaatatatgcacaggggcgaagttagaaaatttttttaggggggttgaaattaaattgtaatttttatgaaagtaaaaaatgcacaatagcctatatctttataatttttaaaggattaaatcaaatttttattatttttaggagggccaaactataattttacttttattaaggctaaataaaaaattatcaatgttATTGGAAACCACGACCCCTATCAGCCCTTAGTTTCGCTCCTGTATATGCATAAAAACAAGATAAGATAAACAACTAGAAAAACGACTCGTCTTGCTTTATTGTCATCTCTAACCCCAACACATTCACAAAAAATGCAAATGAGTTATTCTTACTTTGTGGATTCTTTTGTAAAAACAGAAGGATATGAGTTTGGAGTTTTTGTATGTTTAGTTTCTTGTGTGATTAACTATATATCTATTAGTTGATTTGTAGGAGAACAAGAAGGttgattataaataaaaatggtcaaagaaaaaaaatgaatgatgaaATCAAGGAGTTAGATATGAATGATGAGTGTGAGTTTCTTTTTTAAGAAAAGGGTGGGAGAATCTTTCTTCTCCAAAAGTGATTGGTTGCACCACTTTTTTATAACTGGAAATTTCTTTgtcttttctattatttctttctaCCAATCCATGTGATACACAATGGTGActgttctttgttttttcttgggAGGGGATGGAAAATCATAGCCATGCATCACACAAAACCTAATTTACCGGCTCATTGAGTTCAAATACAACTATCTAGTTTGTGACATAATGCTAACATTGAATGAGAACATGTTTTTAGGTTAGAATATGTCATGTTTCAAAGTTTGAAGCATTAGATCTCAAGTGTTTGATATAGAGGTAAACTATATTATATTTCGTAAAAAAGAATACAGTTTCGAACTTTAAAAATTCTGGCTTAATTTAGGAAtgtttctcaaaagtacttttaagGATAAGCTATAATTTTCAGCTTCTGAAAAAAGCGCTTTTAAACCCATTTTTGACTTGGGAGAAgtatttttttctcttaaaaaaacaTAGTTTGGTAATGAATGTTTTTgtttcaaaagtgcttttaagAAGCATTCCTAAACTAAGCCTCTATTGCAAACCtcaa includes these proteins:
- the LOC107934166 gene encoding probable RNA-binding protein ARP1 isoform X2; the encoded protein is MTMSNNIGQFGDTTLTKVFVGGLAWETPREAMREHFEKYGEILEAVIISDKVTGRSKGYGFVTFKEAEAAKKACEDANPIINGRRANCNLASLGARRPRSASTAPPQQGSNVGPRATSAAPANHVQWFYPAVGTPASPFHHQHHQAVPFFGYSPTYIPTDMSYNHKLSYSGGSYMNGHFSQVYPAGQAVVGANTLMPMYPFYHYHQSQTMGLPAAATHIYPSTTAGPITTIPAAAAAAAIISKPAAAMAPNSVGTGESLKKIG
- the LOC107934166 gene encoding probable RNA-binding protein ARP1 isoform X1: MTMSNNIGQFGDTTLTKVFVGGLAWETPREAMREHFEKYGEILEAVIISDKVTGRSKGYGFVTFKEAEAAKKACEDANPIINGRRANCNLASLGARRPRSASTAPPQQGSNVGPRATSAAPANHVQWFYPAVGTPASPFHHQHHQAVPFFGYSPTYIPTDMSYNHKLSYSGGSYMNGHFSQVYPAGQAVVGANTLMPMYPFYHYHQSQTMGLPAAATHIYPSTTAGPITTIPAAAAAAAIISKPAAAMAPNSGTVGTGESLKKIG
- the LOC107934166 gene encoding probable RNA-binding protein ARP1 isoform X3; this translates as MTMSNNIGQFGDTTLTKVFVGGLAWETPREAMREHFEKYGEILEAVIISDKVTGRSKGYGFVTFKEAEAAKKACEDANPIINGRRANCNLASLGARRPRSASTAPPQQGSNVGPRATSAAPANHVQWFYPAVGTPASPFHHQHHQAVPFFGYSPTYIPTDMSYNHKLSYSGGSYMNGHFSQVYPAGQAVVGANTLMPMYPFYHYHQSQTMGLPAAATHIYPSTTAGPITTIPAAAAAAAIISKPAAAMAPNSVCLAVE